One genomic window of Streptomyces spiramyceticus includes the following:
- a CDS encoding alpha/beta fold hydrolase has product MTEFVLVAGTWLGSWAWDEVVPQLRAAGHGAHPLTLSGLADKQGASAGQQTHVQDIVDEVERQDLRDVVLVGHSYSGIPVGQAAERIGDRLAHVVFVDASVPTDGESFVSAWWEGPAKLEASIAGNGGFWAPLDAPDYDGQGLTDEQVARIVGGSTPHPGASLAEPAVLARPLGELPATYIKCLLDGAEPSDDVAKLLTSDRWRLVEMDTGHWPMFSQPHELARIFLDAVGE; this is encoded by the coding sequence ATGACGGAATTCGTACTAGTGGCAGGCACTTGGCTCGGATCCTGGGCGTGGGACGAGGTGGTGCCGCAGCTGCGTGCGGCCGGTCACGGTGCCCACCCGTTGACGTTGTCCGGCCTCGCAGACAAGCAGGGCGCGTCGGCCGGGCAGCAGACTCACGTCCAGGACATCGTTGACGAGGTCGAACGCCAGGATCTGCGCGACGTCGTCCTGGTCGGGCACAGCTACTCGGGCATACCGGTCGGTCAGGCCGCCGAGCGGATCGGTGACCGGCTGGCCCACGTGGTCTTCGTCGACGCCAGTGTTCCGACCGACGGCGAGTCGTTCGTATCCGCCTGGTGGGAGGGTCCGGCGAAGCTGGAGGCTTCGATCGCCGGGAACGGCGGCTTCTGGGCACCGCTGGACGCGCCCGACTACGACGGCCAGGGCCTTACCGATGAGCAAGTCGCACGGATCGTGGGCGGCTCGACGCCGCACCCGGGTGCCTCACTGGCCGAGCCGGCCGTGCTGGCACGGCCACTTGGCGAGCTTCCGGCGACGTACATCAAGTGCTTGCTCGACGGTGCCGAGCCGAGTGACGACGTGGCCAAGCTGCTGACGAGTGATCGCTGGCGGCTTGTCGAGATGGACACCGGCCACTGGCCGATGTTCTCCCAACCGCACGAACTGGCGCGGATCTTCCTGGACGCCGTCGGGGAGTGA